In a single window of the Gossypium hirsutum isolate 1008001.06 chromosome A13, Gossypium_hirsutum_v2.1, whole genome shotgun sequence genome:
- the LOC107893952 gene encoding probable methyltransferase PMT2: MALKPISTDTRTRSSIQISIVVGLCCFFYILGAWQRSGFGKGDSIALEMTKHSADCSIVPTLNFETHHAGEVGNVDESEKPKSFEPCHPRYVDYTPCQDQSRAMTFPRDNMMYRERHCPREEEKLHCLVPAPNGYVTPFPWPKSRDYVPYANAPYKALTIEKAIQNWIQYEGNVFRFPGGGTQFPQGADKYIDQLAKVIPITNGMVRTALDTGCGVASWGAYLWSRNVIAMSFAPRDSHEAQVQFALERGVPAVIGVLGTIKMPYPSRVFDMAHCSRCLIPWGANDGMYMKEVDRVLRPGGYWVLSGPPINWRNNYRAWQRPKKELEEEQKKIEEVAKLLCWEKKHEKGEIAIWQKRVNDEACRSRQHNSQANFCKAEEANDVWYKKMDACLTPYPDVSNPEEVAGGKLKPFPERLYAVPPRVASGSVPGVSVETYQEDNEKWKKHVGAYKKINRLIDSGRYRNILDMNAGLGGFAAALDSPKLWVMNVMPTIAEKDTLGVIFERGLIGIYHDWCEAFSTYPRTYDLIHAHGLFSLYKDKCNLEDILLEMDRILRPEGAVIFRDEVDVLIKVKKITAGMRWDTKMVDHEDGPLVPEKILVAVKRYWVVGANSTSVQ, translated from the exons atggcACTGAAACCGATTTCAACTGACACAAGAACTAGGAGTTCGATTCAAATATCCATTGTTGTGGGATTATGTTGTTTCTTCTACATATTAGGAGCATGGCAAAGGAGTGGTTTCGGGAAAGGGGATAGTATAGCTTTAGAAATGACTAAACATAGCGCAGATTGCAGCATTGTCCCTACCTTAAACTTCGAAACCCACCACGCTGGTGAAGTTGGGAACGTAGATGAATCCGAAAAGCCCAAATCTTTCGAGCCTTGTCATCCCCGTTACGTTGATTACACGCCTTGCCAAGATCAAAGTCGTGCCATGACGTTTCCTAGGGACAACATGATGTATCGGGAGAGGCATTGTCCGAGAGAGGAAGAGAAGTTGCATTGTCTTGTCCCGGCGCCTAATGGATATGTGACTCCGTTTCCTTGGCCTAAGAGCAGGGATTATGTGCCTTATGCTAATGCACCCTATAAGGCCTTGACCATTGAGAAGGCTATTCAGAATTGGATCCAATATGAGGGTAATGTGTTTAGGTTCCCTGGTGGAGGAACGCAGTTTCCACAAGGGGCGGATAAGTATATTGATCAGCTTGCTAAGGTCATTCCAATTACTAATGGGATGGTTAGGACTGCACTCGATACTGGTTGTGGG GTTGCAAGCTGGGGTGCATACCTTTGGAGTAGAAATGTTATTGCCATGTCATTTGCGCCAAGAGATTCACATGAAGCACAGGTTCAATTTGCTCTTGAAAGAGGTGTACCTGCTGTTATTGGTGTTCTTGGGACCATCAAGATGCCATATCCATCTAGAGTTTTTGATATGGCTCACTGTTCTCGTTGCTTGATTCCATGGGGAGCAAATG ATGGAATGTATATGAAGGAGGTTGATCGTGTTCTTAGACCTGGTGGTTACTGGGTACTTTCTGGTCCACCAATTAATTGGAGGAACAATTACAGAGCATGGCAACGTCCCAAGAAGGAACTTGAGGAGGAACAGAAAAAGATTGAGGAAGTTGCCAAACTTCTTTGCTGGGAGAAAAAACATGAGAAGGGTGAAATTGCCATTTGGCAAAAGAGGGTCAATGATGAAGCTTGTCGTAGTAGACAACATAATTCTCAAGCTAATTTCTGCAAAGCTGAAGAAGCTAATGATGTCTG GTACAAGAAAATGGATGCCTGCCTTACTCCATATCCAGATGTTAGTAACCCAGAGGAAGTTGCTGGCGGGAAACTGAAGCCATTCCCAGAGAGGCTATATGCTGTCCCTCCTAGAGTTGCTAGTGGAAGTGTTCCTGGAGTTTCTGTTGAAACATACCAAGAGGACAATGAGAAGTGGAAGAAGCATGTTGGTGCTTATAAGAAAATCAATAGACTTATAGACTCCGGGCGGTATCGTAATATTTTGGATATGAATGCTGGGTTGGGAGGATTTGCTGCAGCTCTTGACTCCCCTAAATTGTGGGTCATGAATGTCATGCCCACTATAGCAGAGAAAGATACCCTCGGTGTTATATTTGAACGTGGATTAATTGGCATCTATCATGACTG GTGTGAGGCTTTCTCCACATATCCAAGGACATACGATCTCATTCATGCTCATGGTCTTTTCAGTTTGTACAAGGACAA ATGTAATCTGGAGGACATTCTATTGGAGATGGACAGAATTTTGCGTCCAGAAGGCGCGGTTATATTCCGCGATGAGGTAGATGTTCTAATTAAAGTCAAGAAGATAACTGCAGGCATGAGGTGGGATACTAAGATGGTTGACCATGAAGATGGTCCATTAGTTCCTGAGAAGATATTGGTTGCTGTTAAGCGATATTGGGTTGTAGGTGCAAACTCGACATCCGTGCAGTGA
- the LOC107894613 gene encoding uncharacterized protein, translating into MLEGGLDIYMDDFSIYDDSVQECLDNLVKVLQRCEETNLVLSWEKCHFMVKKGLVLGHQISRKGLEVDKAKIEVIKNLSNTTTIWRIVLVERVGKAEHLSKEKKKADSEARDTRKRMMNKPYQSSSNKSKDLYTRPNALMGYLNKDRVKQHSGSKAQATSVASVGSVRDNKPECQQCGG; encoded by the exons ATGTTAGAAGGAGGCTTGGACATATatatggatgatttctcaataTATGATGATTCAGTTCAAGAATGTTTGGATAATCTTGTAAAAGTCTTACAGAGATGCGAAGAAACCAACCTTGTATTAagctgggaaaaatgtcatttcatggttaagaaaggattggtTTTAGGGCATCAAATATCAAGAAAGGGCTTGGAAGTTGACAAGGCTAAGATTGAGGTTATTAAGAACCTTTCAAATACTACAACAATCTGGAGA attgttttagttgaaaggGTTGGTAAAGCCGAACAtcttagtaaagaaaagaagaaagcagattcagaagctagagataCTAGAAAGAGAATGATGAATAAGCCGTATCAGTCTTCATCAAATAAATCCAAAGATTTGTATACTCGCCCGAATGCTTTGATGGGATATTTGAACAAAGATCGTGTTAAACAACACTccggttctaaagctcaagctacatcagtagctagtgttggcagTGTAAGAGACAACAAACCTGAATGTCAGCAGTGTGGGGgatga